In a genomic window of Arcticibacter tournemirensis:
- a CDS encoding PP2C family protein-serine/threonine phosphatase, whose amino-acid sequence MRLDRDINKQPSESDLVQLLLKRQAELNALLEVTLAINKNSAASVLFEMLEVILRVNLKVGRMRLLVKEGGQFGCVTGFGSYTEKPEDYQKICSLLGPLKTISSLSGYSDNLLGGYDFFVPVRHKNNTLAFVLIGDFNTVPELLSHELNYIQTLINIIVVALENKKLFHERVQRERFQRDIELAGEVQNMLVPLRLPKSEKFEIAATYLPHQNIGGDYFDFIRLNEHEFLWCIGDVSGKGISAALLMANLQASLRAWASVESNLDHLIRKLNDVVTKNTKGERFITLFLGRYNEVTREVEYVNAGHNAPILIANCKPTFLKDGSTMLGVFDDLPFVRTGRLSVPENALIFNYTDGLIESADEDVFVTEDELVKYLTDHCDLHSNQINKGILSEIQTAKNAQMHSDDITLLTLKIY is encoded by the coding sequence TTGAGATTAGATAGAGATATAAATAAACAGCCTTCGGAAAGTGACCTGGTTCAGCTCCTGCTCAAGCGGCAGGCCGAGTTGAATGCTTTGCTGGAAGTAACCTTGGCAATCAACAAAAACAGTGCTGCCTCTGTACTTTTTGAAATGCTCGAAGTTATCCTTCGGGTAAATTTGAAAGTGGGAAGGATGAGACTTCTTGTAAAAGAGGGAGGGCAGTTTGGCTGTGTTACAGGTTTTGGAAGCTATACAGAAAAGCCGGAAGATTATCAAAAGATATGTAGTCTTCTCGGACCACTCAAGACGATATCTTCTTTAAGTGGTTACTCCGACAATCTTCTCGGCGGCTACGATTTTTTTGTCCCTGTCAGGCATAAAAATAATACCCTTGCGTTTGTTCTGATAGGAGATTTCAACACGGTTCCCGAACTGTTGAGTCACGAGCTTAACTACATCCAAACGCTGATCAATATAATAGTGGTGGCACTCGAAAATAAAAAGCTCTTTCACGAACGAGTGCAGCGCGAACGTTTCCAACGCGACATTGAGCTCGCCGGAGAAGTTCAGAATATGCTTGTGCCTCTGCGCCTGCCAAAGAGCGAAAAGTTTGAAATAGCGGCCACGTATCTTCCCCATCAAAATATAGGAGGCGACTACTTCGATTTTATTCGTCTGAATGAGCATGAGTTTTTATGGTGTATTGGTGATGTTTCCGGAAAAGGCATTTCCGCTGCTCTTCTGATGGCTAATCTCCAGGCAAGCCTGAGGGCCTGGGCGTCGGTAGAGAGCAACCTCGATCATCTTATCCGGAAGCTGAATGACGTGGTTACAAAAAATACGAAGGGAGAGCGCTTTATCACGCTGTTTCTGGGCCGATATAATGAGGTAACGCGCGAAGTAGAATACGTGAACGCTGGTCATAACGCCCCAATCCTTATCGCAAATTGTAAACCGACCTTTCTAAAGGATGGATCAACTATGTTAGGCGTGTTTGACGATCTTCCCTTTGTTCGTACCGGGCGGCTTTCTGTCCCCGAAAATGCCCTTATCTTTAATTACACCGATGGCCTGATAGAAAGCGCCGATGAGGATGTGTTCGTAACCGAAGATGAACTGGTGAAATACCTGACAGATCACTGCGACTTGCACTCAAATCAGATTAATAAAGGAATCCTCTCCGAAATTCAAACAGCGAAAAATGCACAGATGCATTC
- a CDS encoding glycosyltransferase family 2 protein gives MVLIVVNVLSALLTLIYVTVVLFFRRGWLRILHFKNGDSKPVTKVSILIAARNEESKIAHTIQDILEQTYPSELWELIVVDDHSTDKTPDIVQSFADRGVKLLKLNEKEKLNSYKKKAISEAIQMAEGELIVTTDADCRMNKDWLTTIVSYYNENNLKLVSSPVIYNEEKSFFERLQTLEFLYLIGLGASSIGNRIPSTCNGANLAYRKDVFNELGGFRGIDDLASGDDELFLHKVASRYPDGIGFCKSAEAVVYTDAKANLKEFIRQRKRWASKSTRYKNKNIVLLGISIWAFNLIILVNLLLGIYNSLYLLSALLSLLLKLIAEWMFLSPVTAFAKRRELLWYLPLLTVIHIVYIIYIGIAGNSGKYVWKGRLVR, from the coding sequence TTGGTACTAATCGTAGTTAATGTTTTATCAGCTCTGCTTACATTAATATATGTAACAGTTGTTTTGTTCTTCAGAAGAGGATGGCTCCGGATCCTGCATTTTAAAAATGGCGACTCCAAGCCTGTTACTAAAGTGAGCATTCTGATTGCCGCAAGGAATGAAGAATCGAAAATTGCTCATACTATTCAGGATATTCTGGAGCAAACATATCCTTCTGAATTGTGGGAGTTGATTGTTGTCGATGACCATTCTACAGATAAGACTCCTGATATTGTACAATCTTTTGCCGACAGGGGCGTGAAGCTTTTAAAGCTCAATGAAAAGGAGAAGCTTAATTCGTACAAGAAGAAAGCCATTTCCGAGGCTATTCAGATGGCGGAAGGAGAGCTGATTGTTACAACGGATGCCGACTGTCGGATGAATAAAGATTGGCTCACAACCATTGTAAGTTATTACAACGAAAATAACTTGAAATTGGTCTCATCACCTGTAATATACAATGAAGAGAAAAGCTTTTTTGAGCGGCTTCAGACGCTTGAGTTCTTATACCTGATCGGCCTGGGCGCTTCCTCCATCGGTAACCGCATTCCATCCACTTGTAACGGTGCCAATCTTGCTTATAGAAAGGACGTCTTTAACGAGTTAGGTGGCTTCAGGGGAATAGATGATCTGGCCTCGGGCGACGACGAGCTTTTTTTGCATAAAGTGGCTTCGCGCTACCCTGATGGTATAGGTTTTTGTAAGTCCGCTGAAGCGGTGGTATATACCGACGCAAAAGCTAATCTGAAAGAATTTATCCGCCAGCGAAAACGCTGGGCTTCTAAAAGCACCCGCTATAAAAATAAAAATATTGTTCTGTTGGGCATATCCATCTGGGCTTTCAACCTTATAATCTTAGTAAACTTACTTTTAGGTATTTATAATTCCCTTTACTTACTCTCTGCGCTCCTCTCCTTGTTATTAAAGCTGATTGCAGAATGGATGTTTTTATCACCGGTGACAGCATTTGCAAAAAGAAGAGAATTATTATGGTATCTTCCGCTACTTACTGTTATTCATATTGTTTATATTATATATATTGGCATTGCCGGCAATTCGGGTAAATATGTATGGAAAGGACGATTGGTAAGATAA
- a CDS encoding lysylphosphatidylglycerol synthase domain-containing protein — MNQKSKKVVSILVKVAVLVLATVFIVYKLNNNTNLHNFNMLIGNLTAEKVYFTLVGIFLLMLLNWFLEALKWKYLVRQIEKISVAKAVESVFCGLTWAIFTPNRIGEYGGRVFFLSPRRRVFGAIAMGIGAIGQMVITNVLGAIAVLWFIRTFLVISTELYYILFVATLIFCLFFLLFYFNIRWLNRVLNKIAFLKRFRKFFMILASYRRGNLLVVFNFCIARFIVFTSQYYLIINMLLPELPVFSMIMMIFILFFIQSALPSLDLLDVGVRTMTATYFFSFITQQEVAIMASTACIWLINLIVPAIIGIPFVFKLNFFGTNRS, encoded by the coding sequence TTGAATCAAAAAAGTAAAAAAGTTGTCAGTATTCTGGTTAAGGTGGCGGTATTGGTTCTGGCCACTGTATTTATTGTTTATAAGTTAAATAATAATACTAACCTCCATAATTTCAATATGCTGATCGGCAATTTGACAGCAGAGAAGGTGTATTTTACTTTGGTTGGGATCTTTCTTTTGATGCTGCTCAACTGGTTCCTTGAAGCGTTAAAGTGGAAGTACCTTGTGCGGCAGATAGAAAAGATCAGTGTGGCGAAAGCAGTAGAATCGGTGTTTTGTGGACTGACCTGGGCTATTTTTACTCCTAACCGCATCGGCGAATACGGGGGGCGCGTATTTTTCCTTTCTCCGCGGAGACGTGTATTCGGCGCCATAGCAATGGGTATAGGGGCTATAGGGCAAATGGTTATTACCAATGTTTTGGGAGCAATCGCTGTGCTATGGTTTATAAGGACTTTTCTCGTTATAAGTACGGAGCTTTATTATATCCTTTTTGTCGCAACCCTGATCTTTTGCCTGTTCTTCTTGCTGTTCTATTTCAATATAAGGTGGCTCAACAGGGTTCTTAATAAAATTGCTTTCTTGAAAAGATTCCGGAAATTTTTCATGATACTTGCCAGCTATCGGAGAGGCAACCTTTTAGTGGTTTTTAATTTTTGTATTGCACGTTTTATTGTTTTTACTTCGCAATACTATTTAATAATTAATATGCTGTTGCCGGAGCTTCCGGTATTCTCCATGATCATGATGATATTTATTTTGTTTTTTATACAGTCGGCTTTACCCTCGCTTGATCTTCTCGATGTTGGAGTAAGAACTATGACTGCAACTTATTTTTTCAGTTTCATCACCCAGCAGGAAGTCGCAATTATGGCATCAACCGCTTGCATTTGGTTAATTAACCTCATTGTTCCTGCTATTATCGGTATTCCGTTTGTTTTTAAGCTTAATTTCTTTGGTACTAATCGTAGTTAA
- a CDS encoding putative transporter, with amino-acid sequence MNWLLELFTKDSVAHAVLIYGLVIAIGVTLGKVKIFNISLGITWVLFVGIIASHFHLLINKEVEHFAREFGLILFVYSIGLQVGPGFVSSLKKQGLSLNILAAGVVLTGVLVTVTIHYITNTPIAVMAGIMSGAVTNTPGLGAAQQALADMKASGLNVETPNLGLGYAVAYPFGVIGIILVLIFLRYIFKVDLSKEKAAHKERLLQGMPAPSTINLEIDNPQLFNQPLKVIKSIINTKIVISRIYHDGEISTPDSETILHEGDIILAVAPKEDFGKLKILVGKESEVDLIKMKSNIISRRIVVTKEEVTYKTIGSQRFINNQDFTITRISRAGIEFVATTDTIFQIGDIVTAVGREEAVTLFAKVLGNSLKRLDHPNLAPIFFGIVIGVLFGSIPFAVPGIPAPVKIGLAGGPLIVAILMSRFGPKLYLTPYVTQGANLMLREIGIVLFLASVGLSSGEHFVEILVNGDGLYWMSYGVMITLIPLLIMGFVAKLVFKCSYFEICGLLSGASTDPPALAFATYSAGSDAPAITYATVYPLTMILRILMAQMMILVF; translated from the coding sequence ATGAATTGGCTTTTAGAATTATTTACAAAAGACTCGGTTGCACATGCTGTTCTTATCTATGGACTAGTAATTGCCATAGGAGTGACACTTGGGAAGGTTAAAATCTTCAACATTTCGTTAGGAATTACATGGGTACTGTTTGTCGGAATTATCGCATCACACTTTCATCTTTTAATCAATAAGGAAGTAGAACACTTCGCGAGAGAATTTGGCTTGATATTGTTTGTATATAGTATCGGCTTGCAGGTGGGACCCGGATTTGTCTCTTCGCTAAAAAAGCAGGGACTTTCTTTGAATATCCTCGCAGCAGGCGTAGTACTAACGGGCGTTCTGGTAACTGTAACCATTCATTACATTACCAATACACCTATCGCAGTAATGGCGGGTATTATGTCGGGTGCGGTGACCAATACTCCTGGCTTAGGTGCTGCGCAACAGGCTTTAGCAGATATGAAAGCTTCAGGGCTGAATGTAGAGACCCCAAATCTGGGTTTAGGCTACGCTGTAGCTTACCCTTTTGGTGTTATCGGGATCATTCTGGTACTGATCTTTCTGCGATATATTTTTAAAGTTGACCTTTCAAAGGAAAAGGCCGCTCATAAGGAGCGCCTGCTTCAGGGCATGCCGGCTCCTTCAACAATTAATCTTGAGATTGACAACCCACAATTGTTCAATCAACCGTTGAAGGTTATCAAATCGATCATCAATACCAAGATTGTCATTTCACGTATTTACCATGATGGTGAGATCAGCACACCTGATTCCGAAACTATACTTCACGAGGGTGATATTATTCTGGCGGTAGCTCCTAAAGAAGATTTTGGTAAGTTAAAGATACTGGTGGGTAAGGAAAGTGAAGTTGACCTGATCAAAATGAAGAGTAACATTATTTCAAGGCGGATTGTGGTTACAAAGGAAGAGGTGACCTACAAGACGATCGGAAGTCAGCGTTTCATTAACAATCAGGACTTCACCATCACAAGAATTAGCCGCGCCGGTATTGAGTTCGTCGCTACGACGGATACTATCTTCCAGATAGGTGATATTGTTACCGCGGTTGGCCGTGAAGAGGCTGTAACTTTATTCGCTAAAGTGCTTGGAAACTCACTAAAACGACTGGATCACCCTAATCTCGCACCTATCTTCTTCGGAATTGTAATCGGTGTGTTATTTGGCAGCATCCCATTTGCTGTACCGGGCATTCCTGCTCCTGTAAAAATCGGTCTCGCCGGCGGACCTCTGATTGTTGCTATTCTTATGAGCCGCTTCGGCCCTAAATTATATTTGACCCCATACGTTACACAAGGAGCTAACTTAATGCTTCGTGAGATCGGGATCGTGCTGTTCTTAGCTAGTGTTGGGTTATCAAGCGGCGAGCACTTTGTCGAAATACTTGTGAATGGTGACGGGCTTTATTGGATGTCTTACGGAGTAATGATCACGCTTATTCCCTTACTTATTATGGGTTTTGTGGCAAAACTGGTATTTAAATGCAGTTATTTTGAGATCTGTGGGTTACTGTCGGGCGCTTCCACTGATCCTCCTGCGCTCGCCTTTGCAACCTACTCTGCAGGCTCTGATGCTCCTGCTATAACATACGCCACAGTGTATCCTTTAACGATGATATTAAGGATACTTATGGCCCAGATGATGATATTGGTGTTTTGA
- the ruvC gene encoding crossover junction endodeoxyribonuclease RuvC translates to MQSEKSNERIILGIDPGTAVMGYGLVKEIKTRTEMISLGVVKMDHLADHSLKLKRIFEKTIALIDEYHPDCLAIEAPFYGKNIQVMLKLGRAQGIAIAAALSRDIPIFEYSPRKIKQSITGNGNASKEQVAAMLQTLLKFKETPEFLDATDGLAVAVCHSFQKITGTSDQKTYSGWETYVKDNPKKIKGKI, encoded by the coding sequence ATGCAAAGTGAAAAGTCGAACGAACGAATCATTCTCGGGATAGACCCGGGAACAGCAGTAATGGGATACGGCCTTGTGAAGGAGATAAAAACCAGGACGGAGATGATCAGCCTTGGGGTGGTTAAAATGGACCATCTTGCCGATCATTCTCTCAAGCTCAAGCGCATTTTTGAAAAAACGATTGCTCTTATTGACGAATACCACCCTGACTGCCTGGCTATTGAAGCTCCGTTTTACGGGAAAAACATCCAGGTAATGCTTAAGCTTGGCCGGGCACAAGGCATAGCTATTGCAGCAGCCCTCTCACGCGACATTCCCATTTTCGAGTATTCTCCCCGTAAAATCAAGCAGTCTATTACGGGAAACGGGAACGCATCAAAGGAACAGGTTGCTGCCATGCTGCAGACACTCCTCAAGTTTAAGGAAACTCCCGAGTTTTTGGATGCTACCGACGGCCTCGCTGTGGCGGTGTGTCATTCTTTTCAGAAAATAACGGGCACCAGCGATCAAAAGACTTATTCGGGATGGGAAACATACGTTAAGGACAATCCTAAAAAAATAAAAGGAAAGATCTGA
- a CDS encoding HIT family protein, with translation MASLFSKIVAGEIPAHKVAEDESFLAFLDINPLVEGHVLVIPKKEEDYIFDLDDDTYLGLHAFAKRVAVAIRKAIPCKRVGVAVIGLEIPHAHIHLVPMNQMDDINFSRPKLHPSGEELRETAEKIRAAF, from the coding sequence ATGGCTTCACTTTTTTCAAAGATCGTAGCAGGAGAGATTCCCGCACATAAGGTGGCCGAAGATGAAAGCTTCCTGGCTTTTCTCGATATTAATCCTCTCGTTGAGGGCCATGTACTCGTTATTCCCAAGAAGGAGGAAGATTATATCTTCGATCTCGACGATGATACATACCTCGGCCTGCATGCTTTCGCCAAGAGAGTAGCAGTTGCAATACGTAAAGCAATCCCCTGCAAAAGGGTAGGCGTAGCAGTTATTGGCCTGGAAATACCTCATGCCCATATTCATCTTGTTCCGATGAATCAGATGGACGATATAAATTTCTCCAGACCCAAGCTTCATCCTTCAGGGGAAGAACTAAGGGAAACTGCCGAAAAGATCCGGGCAGCCTTTTAA
- the greA gene encoding transcription elongation factor GreA: MAEITYYSKEGLEKLKEELHFLKTQGRAQIAKAIAEARDKGDLSENAEYDAAKEAQGHHESKIAKLENTLANARLIDESKLDTSKVLALSIVKIKNTRNGATMTYQLVSETEADLKSGKISVKSPIAQGLLGKSVGDKAEIAVPAGKMEFEVLEISR, from the coding sequence ATGGCAGAGATAACTTATTATAGTAAAGAAGGATTAGAAAAATTAAAAGAGGAACTACATTTTTTAAAGACACAGGGGCGTGCTCAGATTGCAAAAGCCATAGCTGAGGCGCGTGATAAAGGCGATCTTTCCGAAAATGCCGAGTACGATGCAGCCAAGGAAGCACAGGGTCACCATGAATCAAAAATAGCTAAACTTGAGAATACGCTGGCTAATGCAAGATTAATTGACGAATCGAAACTCGACACGTCAAAGGTACTTGCCCTTTCCATTGTAAAGATCAAAAATACCAGGAACGGAGCAACGATGACTTATCAGCTCGTATCTGAAACGGAAGCAGATCTAAAGTCGGGTAAAATCTCTGTAAAGTCGCCGATTGCGCAGGGCCTGCTTGGAAAGTCTGTTGGTGATAAAGCGGAAATTGCAGTACCGGCAGGTAAGATGGAATTTGAAGTTTTAGAAATATCACGATAA
- the dxs gene encoding 1-deoxy-D-xylulose-5-phosphate synthase: MEVKAGELLENINYPSDLKKLSEADLERLCKELRQYIIDVVSVNGGHFGASLGVVELSVALHYVLNTPYDQLVWDVGHQAYGHKILTGRRSVFHTNRVYKGISGFPKRGESEYDTFGVGHSSTSISAALGMAVASNHNGEKDRQHVAVIGDGAMTAGLAFEALNHAGIENSNLLVILNDNCMSIDPNVGALKEYLTAITTSRQYNRFRDDIGHVLAKLSELGPNALQVVKKIEKSIKGTLLKESNLFEALNFRYFGPIDGHDVKQLVKVLKDLRNIPGPKLLHCVTVKGKGFALAEKDQTKWHAPGLFDKITGEIKKVKAEKPQPPKYQDVFGHTLVELAEKNPAIMGVTPAMPSGSSLNIMMKAMPDRAFDVGIAEQHAVTFSAGLATRGKLPFCNIYSSFMQRAYDQVIHDVAIQNLNVVFCLDRAGMAGADGATHHGAYDLAYMRCIPNMIVSAPMNEEELRNLMFTAQQDNMGPFSIRYPRGTGVMPDWRRPMKVVPVGKGRKVCDGEELAILTIGHIGNEAVKACHELNAEGIHPAHYDLRYLKPLDEELLHEVFANFKKVITVEDGCIQGGMGSAVLEFMADNDYTARVIRLGIPDKIIEHGEQPELWAECGYDSFSIVNAVKKIVVGVTTRTMAS; this comes from the coding sequence ATGGAAGTAAAGGCGGGCGAACTGTTAGAAAACATTAACTACCCATCTGATTTAAAGAAACTTAGTGAGGCCGATCTGGAACGACTTTGCAAAGAATTGCGTCAGTATATTATTGACGTGGTTTCTGTAAATGGAGGTCACTTTGGTGCCAGCCTTGGCGTTGTAGAGCTGTCGGTGGCCTTGCACTACGTTCTCAATACTCCATACGACCAGCTCGTTTGGGATGTAGGCCATCAGGCTTACGGTCATAAAATTCTGACGGGGCGGCGTTCTGTTTTTCATACTAATAGAGTATATAAAGGAATCAGCGGCTTTCCTAAGCGCGGTGAAAGCGAATATGACACGTTTGGTGTAGGGCATTCTTCTACTTCGATATCGGCTGCATTAGGGATGGCCGTAGCTTCGAATCATAACGGCGAAAAAGACAGGCAGCATGTTGCAGTGATTGGCGACGGCGCAATGACGGCAGGGCTGGCATTTGAAGCGCTTAATCATGCAGGCATCGAGAACTCCAATCTTTTGGTGATACTCAATGATAACTGTATGTCTATAGATCCAAACGTAGGTGCCTTGAAAGAGTACCTTACTGCTATCACAACTTCCAGGCAGTATAACCGGTTCCGTGATGATATCGGGCATGTGCTTGCAAAGCTTTCCGAACTAGGCCCGAATGCCCTTCAGGTAGTCAAGAAAATAGAAAAAAGCATCAAGGGAACTTTACTGAAGGAGAGCAATCTTTTCGAAGCTCTTAATTTCCGTTATTTCGGCCCAATAGACGGACATGATGTAAAGCAATTGGTCAAAGTCTTAAAAGACCTTCGCAACATTCCGGGACCCAAGCTGCTACACTGCGTAACCGTTAAAGGTAAAGGTTTTGCTCTTGCGGAAAAGGATCAGACCAAATGGCACGCACCGGGACTTTTCGACAAGATCACTGGTGAAATTAAGAAGGTTAAAGCTGAAAAGCCTCAGCCTCCTAAGTACCAGGACGTTTTTGGCCACACGCTAGTGGAACTTGCCGAGAAGAATCCTGCAATAATGGGTGTAACGCCCGCAATGCCGAGTGGAAGTTCTCTAAACATTATGATGAAGGCCATGCCCGATCGCGCCTTTGATGTCGGCATTGCCGAACAGCATGCCGTTACATTTTCGGCTGGTTTAGCTACCAGAGGGAAGCTGCCCTTTTGCAATATCTATTCCAGCTTCATGCAAAGAGCCTATGATCAGGTGATACATGATGTGGCGATACAAAACCTGAATGTCGTCTTTTGCCTGGACAGGGCCGGAATGGCCGGGGCCGACGGCGCAACCCACCATGGTGCTTACGACCTCGCCTACATGCGATGCATTCCCAATATGATCGTTTCGGCTCCAATGAATGAAGAAGAACTGCGGAACCTGATGTTTACAGCTCAGCAGGACAATATGGGGCCTTTTTCTATCCGCTATCCAAGAGGGACAGGTGTTATGCCTGACTGGAGAAGGCCGATGAAAGTGGTTCCTGTAGGAAAAGGCAGGAAGGTGTGTGATGGCGAAGAGCTAGCCATCCTTACGATAGGGCATATTGGGAATGAAGCAGTAAAGGCCTGCCATGAATTAAACGCAGAGGGCATTCATCCGGCACATTATGATCTGCGTTACTTAAAGCCACTTGACGAAGAACTCTTGCATGAGGTGTTCGCTAACTTTAAAAAGGTTATCACGGTTGAAGATGGATGTATCCAGGGAGGAATGGGAAGCGCAGTGCTGGAGTTTATGGCGGATAATGATTATACAGCCAGGGTGATAAGGTTAGGAATCCCTGATAAAATAATAGAACACGGTGAGCAACCTGAGTTGTGGGCAGAATGCGGATACGATTCATTTTCTATTGTAAATGCAGTTAAAAAAATAGTTGTCGGTGTGACCACGAGAACCATGGCATCCTAA
- a CDS encoding segregation and condensation protein A: MIQNDTFDIRLPQFEGPFDLLLFFIERDELDIHSIPIAKITDDFLAYIQQMNALNIELASEFIFVAATLMRIKARMLLPRPDMDENGNEMDLKRDLVQKLLEYKKFKAVSEEFRILEDMRFKQEKRGNIASDLELIAETSEPGEELSTIGLYRLMLIYDKAISRYKQRSTDATHTVVQYPYTIEQQKRIISEMLRLNKKMDFSEIVKNSENRVHFIYNFLAVLEMLQQQLISIQTGLGFNNFWVTEKPEPAFE, translated from the coding sequence GTGATACAGAATGATACTTTCGACATCAGACTACCCCAGTTTGAAGGCCCATTTGACCTCCTTCTGTTCTTTATTGAGCGGGATGAGCTTGATATTCATTCTATTCCGATAGCAAAGATCACCGACGATTTCCTCGCTTATATCCAACAAATGAACGCATTAAATATTGAACTCGCCAGTGAGTTCATTTTTGTTGCTGCTACTTTAATGCGTATCAAGGCAAGGATGCTACTTCCCAGACCAGATATGGATGAAAACGGGAACGAGATGGACCTGAAACGCGACCTTGTTCAAAAACTGTTAGAATATAAAAAGTTTAAAGCAGTTTCGGAAGAGTTTCGAATACTTGAGGACATGCGGTTTAAACAAGAAAAACGGGGAAATATAGCATCGGATCTTGAACTTATTGCTGAAACCTCCGAGCCGGGTGAAGAACTCTCAACTATAGGGTTATACCGCCTGATGCTCATCTATGATAAAGCAATATCCCGATATAAACAGCGTAGTACCGATGCTACGCATACCGTAGTACAGTATCCATATACTATCGAACAGCAGAAACGAATCATTTCTGAAATGCTCAGGCTTAATAAAAAAATGGATTTTTCAGAGATCGTAAAAAATTCGGAGAATAGAGTACATTTTATATACAACTTCCTTGCAGTTCTGGAAATGCTGCAGCAACAGCTGATATCCATACAGACAGGTCTTGGATTTAATAACTTTTGGGTAACAGAAAAACCGGAACCGGCATTTGAATAA
- the glyA gene encoding serine hydroxymethyltransferase: MNKDNVVFKLIEQEQERQESGIELIASENFVSKQVMEAAGSVLTNKYAEGLPGKRYYGGCEIVDEVETIAIERAKKLFGAEWANVQPHAGAQANSAVFLALLKPGDKILGFDLSHGGHLTHGSAVNSSGKLYSPHFYGVSKETGLIDYKKLEEVALTEKPKLIICGASAYSREWDYKFIREVADKVGALVLADISHPAGLIAKGLLDNPLPHCHVVTTTTHKTLRGPRGGMIMLGKDFENPFGLKTPKGETRMMSSLLDMAVFPGTQGGPLEHIIAAKAVAFGEALSDEYGEYALQVKKNAAAMAKALTERDYQIISGGTDNHLMLIDLRNKNITGKVAEAALQQAHITVNKNMVPFDDKSPFITSGIRVGTAAITTRGLKEEHMVKIVEFIDSVITDANNSSKLESIRNEVKSMMSDFPLYK, translated from the coding sequence ATGAACAAAGACAACGTTGTTTTTAAACTCATCGAACAAGAGCAGGAACGCCAGGAAAGCGGCATTGAATTAATTGCATCAGAGAATTTTGTAAGCAAACAAGTAATGGAAGCCGCCGGATCGGTGCTTACAAACAAGTATGCAGAGGGTTTGCCCGGCAAACGTTATTATGGAGGTTGTGAAATAGTTGATGAGGTTGAAACTATAGCTATAGAACGTGCGAAAAAATTATTTGGCGCTGAGTGGGCAAACGTGCAGCCACATGCCGGCGCACAGGCAAACTCCGCAGTTTTTCTTGCACTCCTGAAGCCGGGCGATAAAATCCTCGGATTTGACCTTTCGCATGGAGGTCACCTAACGCATGGCTCTGCAGTAAATTCATCAGGCAAACTTTACTCTCCTCACTTTTATGGCGTAAGTAAAGAAACGGGCTTGATTGATTATAAGAAACTCGAAGAAGTTGCTTTAACTGAAAAGCCTAAACTGATTATATGCGGTGCATCGGCATACTCAAGAGAATGGGATTATAAATTCATTAGGGAAGTGGCTGATAAGGTAGGCGCGCTTGTACTTGCCGATATTTCTCATCCCGCAGGATTGATTGCGAAGGGACTTTTGGACAATCCTCTTCCGCATTGCCACGTAGTTACCACCACTACTCACAAGACACTCAGGGGGCCGCGGGGAGGTATGATCATGCTGGGCAAAGATTTCGAAAATCCTTTCGGGCTCAAAACTCCCAAGGGAGAGACCCGTATGATGTCATCGCTGCTTGATATGGCGGTATTTCCTGGTACGCAGGGCGGGCCGCTCGAGCACATCATTGCAGCAAAGGCTGTAGCTTTCGGCGAAGCACTGAGTGATGAATACGGAGAATACGCGCTTCAGGTGAAAAAGAATGCTGCAGCAATGGCAAAAGCGCTTACCGAAAGAGACTATCAAATTATTTCGGGCGGCACAGATAATCATCTGATGCTGATAGATCTGAGAAATAAAAATATAACTGGGAAAGTGGCCGAAGCTGCCCTTCAGCAGGCGCATATTACCGTGAACAAAAACATGGTTCCATTTGATGATAAGTCACCTTTCATTACCTCAGGGATACGTGTTGGTACTGCGGCAATAACTACCAGGGGTCTTAAGGAAGAGCATATGGTAAAAATCGTTGAATTTATCGACTCGGTTATCACCGACGCCAATAATAGCAGCAAGCTTGAAAGCATCAGAAACGAAGTAAAGTCAATGATGTCCGACTTCCCTTTATATAAATAA